The segment GGCAGTGGTCGTCCCCCGAGGTGATGCACGGGCGGAGGGTCGACATGGTGGACAAGGCTGCCACGTGCAGCACGTTGTGGAACAGCTGCTGGGCTTGCAGAGGGTCCGTCATCACCATTTCCGCCAGACACTCTGCAACATCACGCTTTCAGTTTTCGGCACTGAAATTTCTTCTTAACGGAAGAGGCGACAGTAAttagccccgccccccccccccaaaaaaaaaaaaaaaaaaacatcgaaatacatataaaatttccCATCGAATCCTTACTCCACAGTACGCAAGGACGAAGGCCAGAACTCCATCAGCTTACCGTCCACCTCCCGCGCCTCCATGAGATTCACAAAGACGGGCACTTTGAGGATCTTCGGCACAGGGGAGAGTGCGGCCCGGGCCACCAGAGCGGATCTCAGGCGGTCCATGCCCCCAGACTGATGTAAATAGCGGGTCACTGACGCATAGAGAGCCTTTTCCATCTCCATTCTGAGTGCGAAACGGAAAGAACGGTTCGGGCTCTGCAAAGAGGATAAATTTAAAGTAACAcactatttactctctctctcctctctcctctctcctctcccctctccacccctctctctctctcactctctctctctctctctctctctctctctctctctctctctctctctctctctctctctctctctctctttctctctccctctctctccctccctctccctctctttctctctctctctctctctctctctctttctctcctctctctctctctctttctctctctctctctctctctctctctctctctctctctctctctctctctctctctctctctctctctctctctctctctctctcctctctctctctctcttctctcccctctccacccccccccctctctctctctctctctctctctctctctctctctctctctctctctctctctctctctctctctctctctctctctctctctctctctctctctctctctctctctctctctctctctctctctctctctctgtctgtctctctctttctctctctctctctctcgctctctttctctctctcctcccctcccccctctctctctcacacacacacacaagccttccGGCGGAGGGAGGGCGTGGCCAGGATTTCGTGCGTGGAGGCCGCCCGTGGAGGAAAAAAGGTTAGGCTCCAGGAGCTTTCAGAAAGGATCTCTCGTGCCTCACAATACTGACTTGTTTTACCAATGGCCTGTATGTCATTGTTGAACTGTTCGAGGTTAGTCATTAAGTTCATGATTCACAGATCTTCATCAAGGGGGCacgtgtcctccccccccccctccctttcgggTACGCCAGTGAAGGGGGTATTTTTTCGACGGGGGTAAACTTTCTAAAGGGGAAGATTATGAAATATGCAACGAGTGGAGTTTGGGATTCTCAAAGTGATATCATACGGGCATTAAATGAACACTAAACGAGGCTTAAATTTCTTTAAAATTGTTAacatctaaataaaatgttttatcAACATATTCTACTTGCTTTCCCTTATACTATTTATTTAAATCTATTTGAATAATGCATCGTAATGTTTTGAAATAGATAATGGCAACAGaacaagagaaaagtaaaaatatcgTTACTTGAAACTTTTCCGGATCAGCCGAATTTGCTTTTGGCGCCGAGGCAGTACGAGCCTAACACTATTCCTATTAAGACGGCTGCTTATACTTATTTTGATTTGATTGGCAAAACTTATACGTTATTAAGGATTAGTCTCtagaaaaaaataacgtaatGCATAAATGTAAAGAAACCTGCCGATAGATTTGATGATCTCTTTGATTTGCAGTCTAGTCAGAATTCTTCTCTTTAGATCTATTGATATATGTCAATTAATTAGTTGTTATAATAAatcattgtgtatttatttatctatttattattgcaATGCGatttaacataaaatatttaatcTCGTTACCCTCATTGTTTACAATTTAGGAGAGGCAAAAATCCACAGGTTTACTCACCATTTAGCTTCAATATATTTTTGAGGTTGGTCTTACTATATCATTTTTACGTTAACTACTGCATCTCCATTAATAAGCATAAAAACACAGGTACGGCTGCTGAGGCCTCTTATTTACCGTGAaaaagtccacaacaccctcatgCAGTATAGAGTTCTTAATATCGGTCTCTATCGCTTTTTCTGTCTCCTCCACACTGGAGTTATGTCACAAATATTTTCTATATAATGGCAGTGGCAGTTGGCACAAAGTGCCAATAAAGAGtcgatcttctctcttctctgtcctttaTCTCCCTTACATTTATTTTGCCATAGATGATATGTCTTATTTTTCGTCAAGGTAACCACCACATACACTATTTTTACTGTAATCCTGGTTGTCATGCCCGGAAAGGTTTCCCATTCTTGTTTAAAGTACTTTTGGAAGTGATCACATTAGAACCCCATGAAgcaacatctttctctctctctctctctctctctctctctctctctctctctctctctctctctctctctctctctctctctctctctctctctctctctttctctttctcttctctctctttttctctctctttctctctctctctctctctctctctctctctctctctctctctctctctctctctctctctctctctctctctctctctctctctttctctctctctttctctctctctctctttctctctctctttctctctctctttctctctctctctctctctctctctctctctctctctctctctctctctctctctctctctctctctctcttttctctctcttttctctctctttttctctcttttttctctctctttctctctctctctctctctctctctctctctctctctctctctctctctctctctctctctctctctctctctctctctctctctctctctctctctctctgtctctctctctctctctctgtctctctctctctgtctctctctctctgtctctctctctctgtctctctctctctgtctctctctctctctctgtctctctctctctgtctctctctctctgtctgtctctctctgtctgtctctctctgtctctctctgtctctctctgtctctctctgtctctctctgtctgtctctctctgtctgtctctgtctctctctctctgtctctctctctctctctctctctctctctctctctctctctctctctctctctctctctctctctctctctctctctctctctctctctctctctctcaatttctctctctctctctctctctctctctctctctctctctctctctctctctctctctctctctctctctctctctctctctctctctctctcaatttctctctctctctcaatttctctctctctctctctctctctctctctcaatttctctctctctcaatttctctctctctctttctctctctctctctctctctctttctctctctctctttctctctctcttctctctttctctttctctctctctctttctctttctctttctctctctctctttctctctctctttctctctctctgactggtCCAAAACTTACAGTATGTGATATccaaaatatacacatgtaaatactgGACATCACACAATGCATACCTATTAGGCAcggaagtaaaaagagaaaacttTCATGACTTAATTGAATTTTCCATTTCAGAgtaaataatattgattacaGGAACTAAAAATGTCTGCTCCAAAATAGGAAAAACAGGTTCAAAGGAAACATACTGATGAAAATATCTGCAGCAGTAAAAAAAGAGCATACATCGACCATCTTCAAGGGAATTGATCAAGGTGATTACAAGGTTTCTTGTCAAACTGTTTATCCATATTCAGTATCTAGAGCTTGTCAGACTAACCCAATGATATGCATAACaacaaaggaggaaaggatgaacaATGACAGCATGAAAGGGTCAATCTGCAATTTGTTTTTTTACCAATTCAATAAGCCTATATTACAGTCTTATTTGAATTAAATTTACACCCAGCAACCCTGTAAAAGAGTCAAAAGAAACAGCCTCTGCAAGTAAATCTAGCTTTTCGTTAAAACATAAACATCTTTAACTCAATCCACACCATCTAGTGCTACTGAAACTTCTCCATCTAGAACTGGTGCCTGACATAAATCCAGCATTCATGAACCACAAATTTGATCCAGAATGATGGCCTGGAATAGGTCCTAAGCGTATAAGAAATGTGATGGACAGGATCTGTTCCATTTCCTCAATGAAAATGATTAATGAATTAAAAAgacattaaaaagaataataaagtaaagaaaaaacatggaaagaaaaaaatggaagttaGTGAACAACCACCTTCAGTTGAATTAAGTGTAAATGAGTTATCAAATGATGAACCACAGATAGATTCTTTAGTCAGAGTGAAGCTGGAGAGAGCTACGCCCAGAAACAGTAGACAACCAACTTATTTGATGCATTTCTTGCTTAGGTCACTAGGGACAACACAAcatgatataaagagaaaaaatcaaaggTTTTTATATTACCCCAGAAATTGAAGACTTATCATACCCATTCTGGAGTAATGATGTAATTGTCCTTGAATTGCCACATATTTAGTGCAGGAATCCTGTATTTGGATTTGCATTTCCACCTAATATAAAATCAGTAATTAATACCCTCTACAAACACATAAAAGTGCATAGATATCATTGAAAAGAACATTTTTACTGTGCTACAGGTCAGTGGTTTACTTAagaagttttttttattgtgaaaggTTAGTAACCTCTGAAAACAACTTTATTTTGTCTAAGCTTAGTGGTctaccaaagaaaataaaaccttATTTTATTACAAAACAGCCtagtttataattttataatttccaGGTGCCTCACTGCCTGCATGTGTTCCAAAATTCGGGCATCAGGCGGGTGTGTGGCTTGTCAGctgggcacacacaaacactcacatgcatTGTCAAAACTTTTCTGTGTGTCATTTGAGATGTTGGATCCTAATGGTGAtaaactgttttccttgcacaaactccatctctctaggtagtccataactcagtccaataatattaacaatatttaggttttttgtgtaatttttatattttttcttagtaTTACATTTTCTGTGATACAACCTGTGTTGCCAGTCATGGTGGACAGGAATAGGATCCCGAGCATAGAAATAATGGCCTCCCTAGAGCTGGCACTCTTCCAATCATGGCTAACAGATGGTACATTCCAAAATCACTTACTGAGaggaataatgcaagagccccttcctagATGTCCTGAGTCTGATCACTGTTGAAGAACTTTGTCTAATCATGGCGAGTCATTCTCATCACCCTAGCCTTTAGCTGAAGTTTTCATGACGGCACGTTTCCATCACCCAAACCCTCTGCTAAATTTTCACATGTCGGCATCTTCACGTCACTTGGCTCCCAAGCCAAATGTTTTCATGATGTATTGTTCACAtcacctggatccaaggggttatcCGACCTGTAAATTTGAAACCAAGGGAGAAGCCATATTTTATAACTATAGCATTTATGTTGCCATCTAAGCCTaaaagcttatatatatgtacaaggtaTTGGCATTTATGGTcaactatatatgtacatcaaaATCTACAACATAATGTCTACAACCCAGGATGCACATCATTATGAGAGAGTTTCTGTTATTGCTCCATTAGgctcctttctcatttcccttcaagaagatagtaaacaaacaaaaaaagaataagtaaataagatttttgaaaataataaatgaaagaacaAATAGACGTGATGAAtttagatttgatttgatttttattttcatttgtgcgcatgtacacaaaatgaaaattaaaaggttTGATATAATTTCATCTTACTGTTCAGTCTTATTGCAAATTCCTGATGAAGTTGCAGCAGACTATGCATCAAGTAAACAGATATTCCAATGATAATTTTATTCTTTTAGGTATTGATGACTGTCTAAAAAAGAATGGtaattttttattgataatgaaaacattgatTCTATTTCAGATGTACAGTGACAGTCAAGTTGAGAAGCACGGTGAAAATCCTTGGTATTACGACAAACGTTATGCAAGGTTTTGGCATCATTACAATACCATGATGATGACAGCACACAAAGATGCTGTAGTAAGAGCAAGACATATTGCTTCACATACTAATGCAGCCCTCAGTGGAATGGTACGTAGATCTCTGTTTTAATGCGATGCTGTTTGAATGGTTTTGAGTATTAACAGTCATATGGCATTTTGGTAGTAATATGTACTGAGTATCTGTATAATGTTTTATAGTACATAGGACCAAAGTCCAGTATTTTAATTAGCCAATTCTTTGCATGAATTTTGGATTCAGGTTTGACACcactaaatttttaaaaattttatcgGTTAGTTTATTTATTCGCTTGTTTCTCTATTTATGATTTCAGCTCAAAAAACAACCATGTCAAAATTTACCAAGGTACAGTGATTTTTCAAGACATAGAAAATCCAGTAAAAGTCTGACCGACATTTCGAGATCAAGCCGAAAtcgcaaaaagagaaaaaggaagaaaaagaacaggcaGATCAGAACTCAAGCCATTCTGGACAGTCAGGGAACAGTGAGTGACAGTGAAGCCCTGCAGTCGCAGATGAGCCAAGGAATGCATTtgcaggatgaggaggaaaacatGGAAGTTAGTGAAGACTTCTTAGAATTTATTCAGCAGAGTGAGCAACACCGGGTCGAGTGGAAAACCCGTAAAGTGAAAAAGGCTTTGGATGAGGAGAAACAGTCGGAGGATAGTGAAAGCAATTCCACACCAAAGGTAGGGCTCTCTATGTCAGTCTTTTTGTGGGTTTTTCCTTTATAAGGAAAGTGACACATGATTGGATTTATTTATTCACCGGATATATAGTGGATTGTATTGGAAATAACATTTAGGGATAGAGGAATTTACTCAGGTGAATAACTCATTTTTTCTTACAGGAATCTTTAAAAATACTCAATAAACAAGTAAGTTAATAATATCCTGTGGAATGTGGGATAGTTTTTATAGGGTTCTTTCAGATTTGCTTTATTTTGTATTATGGTACTAAAGCAACCATATTTAGTGTCCTGGCATCCTTACATCCTATATTTAAActgaatgattaaaaaaaaaaaaaaaattctttctcttcttcttcttcttcttcttcttcttcttcttcttcttcttcttcttcttcttcttcttcttcttccagccAGCCTTTCAAACTTTTTTCACAACACATATAGTTAGCCTCTCTGTAAATGGAATAACTAAATTAGCCAACACACTAAAGCTTGGTTAAtacaaaggatatttttttttaaactacattTAATTCTTGAAGGATGAAGTAGCATTCTCACATGGCAGAAGTCACAAAAAACTCTCTGTCCACATTATAAACtcaaatcataatgatatgagTTGAAATACTTTGTGCACACAAATCTCTGAACTCTGCTGTACATTTAAGGTTATGTGAAGAAACACAAAaaggaacctctctctctctctctctcttcctatctccccatgTCCCTCTCCCGAccgacatcctctctctctttctctctctctctctctttctctctctctctctctctctctctctctctctctctctctctctctctctctctctctctctctctctctttctctctctctttctctctctctctctctctctctctctctctctctctctctctctctctctctctctctctctctctctctctctctttctctctctctctctctctctttctctctctctctctctctctctctctctctctctctctctctctctctctctctctctctctctctctctctctctctctttctctctctttctttctctctctctctctttctttctctttctttctctctctctctctctctctctctctctttctctctctctctctctctctctctctctctctctctctctctctctctctctctctctctctctctctctctctctctctctctctctcactctctctctctctcactctctccctctctcactctctctactctacaattctcttctcttctcttctcttctcttcccttctcttcccttctctctttctctctttctctctctttctctctctttctctatatccctctctttctttctctctctctcttctcttctcttctcttctcttctcttctcttctctctttctctctctctcacctcttctcttctcttctcttctcttctctctttctctctctttctctctctctcacctcttctcttttcttctcttctcttctcttctctctttctctctctctcacctctcctctcctctcctctctcttagctTCTCTTCACCATGCTATTATTCCTCATGGAGTTTTCCATATGTTATCAGGTGCTGCTACAATTTTGATCTTTGCATAAATACATTTTGAAATTGAATAGAAAGAAGACTATAGGAGAGGAGTTATCTTGTAATTTGTATTTGGTATTAACTTCAGTTATGAAATTTTATAGGTAGATAAAGTGCTTATAAAtcatagttcttcttcttcttcttcttcttcttcttcttcttcttcttcttcttcttcttcttcttcttccagccAGCCTTTCAAACTTTTTTCACAACACATATAGTTAGCCTCTCTGTAAATGGAATAACTAAATTAGCCAACACACTAAAGCTTGGTTAAtacaaaggatatttttttttaaactacattTAATTCTTGAAGGATGAAGTAGCATTCTCACATGGCAGAAGTCACAAAAAACTCTCTGTCCACATTATAAACtcaaatcataatgatatgagTTGAAATACTTTGTGCACACAAATCTCTGAACTCTGCTGTACATTTAAGGTTATGTGAAGAAACACAAAaaggaacctctctctctctctctctctctatctccccatgTCCCTCTCCCGAccgacatcctctctctctttctctctctctctctctttctctctctctctctctctctctctctctctctctctctctctctctctctctctctctctctctctctctctctctctctctctctctctctctttctctctctctctctctttctctctctctctctctctctctctctctctctctctctctctctctctctctctctctctctctctctctctctctctctctctctctctctttctctctctttctttctctctctctctctttctttctctttctttctctctctctctctctctctctttctctctctctctctctctctctctctctctctctctctctctctctctctctctctctctctctctctctctctctctctctcactctctctctctctcactctctccctctctcactctctctactctacaattctcttctcttctcttctcttcccttctcttcccttctctctttctctctttctctctctttctctctctttctctatatccctctctttctctctctctctctcttctcttctcttctcttctcttctcttctcttctctctttctctctctctcacctcttctcttctcttctcttctcttctctctttctctctctttctctctctctcacctcttctcttttcttctcttctcttctcttctctctttctctctctctcacctctcctctcctctcctctcctctctcttagctTCTCTTCACCATGCTATTATTCCTCATGGAGTTTTCCATATGTTATCAGGTGCTGCTACAATTTTGATCTTTGCATAAATAAATTTTGAAATTGAATAGAAAGAAGACTATAGGAGAG is part of the Penaeus chinensis breed Huanghai No. 1 chromosome 2, ASM1920278v2, whole genome shotgun sequence genome and harbors:
- the LOC125036663 gene encoding gem-associated protein 8-like, which translates into the protein MYSDSQVEKHGENPWYYDKRYARFWHHYNTMMMTAHKDAVVRARHIASHTNAALSGMLKKQPCQNLPRYSDFSRHRKSSKSLTDISRSSRNRKKRKRKKKNRQIRTQAILDSQGTVSDSEALQSQMSQGMHLQDEEENMEVSEDFLEFIQQSEQHRVEWKTRKVKKALDEEKQSEDSESNSTPKEHPDVVRSREMHQLYGEAAARIHAMETAVQLSFDRISTLYQPQYWPNIPLKLIF